In the genome of Candoia aspera isolate rCanAsp1 chromosome 1, rCanAsp1.hap2, whole genome shotgun sequence, one region contains:
- the NDUFAF7 gene encoding protein arginine methyltransferase NDUFAF7, mitochondrial isoform X2, translating to MCRTTVTSTVDRLGYLRESLFIELPGLARGRKADKGCSTVLRCQHFSSENKVIDNSPMTPMMKHLIMKIKSTGPITVAEYMREVLTNPLKGYYMHQDMFGEKGDFVTSPEISQIFGELMGIWFVSEWMATGKSPKFQLVELGPGRGSLISDILRVFTQLSSLLANCEISIHLVEVSPKLSEMQASVLTKEKVKLPESSSAYMHGISKTGIPIFWYRNLNEVPEGNSFYLAHEFLDALPIHKFQKTENGWRELLVDIDPEASDKLRFVLAPSATPASKVFIHDQESRDHVEVCPDAGVIIQKLASNVENNGGAALIVDYGHDGTKTDTFRGFRGHKLHDVLLSPGTADLTADVDFSYLRRMVQKRVATLGPLKQKEFLKNMGIDVRLQVLLQNADDAVTRNHLVQGYQMLMDKMGEHFYFFALLPHYRFKASHQLMKPEHSLSSPVAGFGELLWK from the exons GTTGTTCCACTGTATTGAGATGCCAGCATTTTAGTTCAGAAAATAAAGTGATAGACAATAGCCCCATGACTCCAATGATGAAGCATctcataatgaaaataaaatcaactGGTCCTATTACAGTTGCTGAATATATGCGGGAAGTTTTGACAAATCCACTGAAG gGGTACTATATGCATCAAGATATGTTTGGAGAAAAGGGAGATTTTGTTACTTCACCTGAAATAAGTCAAATTTTTGGAGAG ttaaTGGGTATTTGGTTTGTTAGTGAATGGATGGCTACAGGAAAATCTCCAAAATTTCAGCTGGTGGAACTGGGCCCAGGTAGAGGTAGTCTTATAAGTGATATTTTAAGG GTTTTTACTCAGCTGAGCTCCTTACTTGCTAACTGTGAAATTTCTATTCATTTGGTGGAAGTCAGTCCGAAATTAAGTGAGATGCAGGCATCAGTACTGACAAAAGAAAAAGTCAAGTTGCCAGAGAGCTCCAGTGCATATATGCATGGAATTAGTAAGACTGGAATACCAATTTTCTGgtatagaaatttgaatgaagtGCCAGAAG gcAACAGTTTTTATTTAGCACATGAATTTCTTGATGCTCTGCCTATTCATAAATTTCAG aaaacagaaaatggatGGCGTGAGTTGTTGGTTGATATTGATCCAGAAGCTTCTGATAAGCTGCGATTTGTCCTTGCACCATCTGCCACTCCTGCCTCAAAAGTCTTCATACAT GACCAGGAATCCAGAGATCATGTGGAAGTATGTCCTGACGCTGGTGTCATCATCCAGAAGCTTGCTTCTAATGTTGAAAACAATGGGGGAGCAGCATTGATTGTAGATTATGGTCATGATGGAACCAAAACCGATACTTTCCGA GGATTCCGTGGTCATAAGCTTCATGATGTGTTACTATCACCAGGAACAGCAGACCTCACTGCTGATGTGGATTTCAGTTACTTGCGAAGAATGGTACAGAAAAGAGTAGCCACTTTGGGACCTTTAAAGCAAAAGGAATTCTTGAAAAATATGGGAATTGATGTTAGATTGCAG gtaCTACTGCAGAATGCTGATGATGCAGTCACTCGAAATCATCTTGTTCAAGGTTATCAAATGCTCATGGATAAAATGGGagaacacttttatttttttgccctttTACCTCACTACAGATTTAAGGCTTCACATCAGTTAATGAAGCCAGAGCACTCACTTTCATCACCTGTTGCTGGCTTTGGAGAACTTTTATGGAAATGA